Proteins encoded within one genomic window of Agelaius phoeniceus isolate bAgePho1 chromosome 9, bAgePho1.hap1, whole genome shotgun sequence:
- the R3HCC1L gene encoding coiled-coil domain-containing protein R3HCC1L, with protein sequence MEKPASVQAELQKPFWLPAARSRHGQAACTPWDIARVTSGTHPMKLAGIQPDGNRIGELRLGREEVLERGVGRDPLPIGQTNQGGRTGWPEAFLVRCPHVCPPGHSEHHGSRPLCDTERTARRGTVAARGAGQSTVRPGGGSGTDPCAQGRGEEGGGTGPCAQGRGEEGGGTGPCAQGRGEEGGGTGPCAQGRGGERRYRPVCPGARGGGRRHRPVCPGPRGGAAVAPARVPRAAGWSSGGTGPCAQGRGVEQRPGRARGGAGAGPRCRSRTTGPGAPHGGAGSARRKRRRGAERRGTRRGHGQGGTMQQEAEGGRARRRKPDMALYVPKARREREARAAGDTRGAGHCREPENHRLLQDPAWARGEGQRPSPRARTQAGRAARREDKVDAGPKELRTASARHSHRTRGSCPIALESLEASPSVCEPCPDPAVAQHWDRQDKASHKEPGELSHNHRVIRTEPDPPSPQNAQAGAVKATPESGDDPTSPTPAASPTLVCQTGLSGMLEHLGDSTLDPAEDLSQSLGEAVLQSAGVGNRGRVPQLVEETVGLKAWEEEREEEREEERSLLAEQSEGCASGVPEEEETGGRAEVPGESTLYAPGASCEPVFLGGSMGDVPGLPGGSTPQQGTGSPSQLPPAMEESTAGAGDPRGEGDLVPAVVEAGSTSACTDSSAGSESSPWEGAPLESCEPPVLLEQLCHGIEGISPASWDKELAKPDEDVGSLQKHQEAEKEERGLHSSSPTEGQTSASAETLSQTSPGAEESWDVLFNDDGDCLDPRLLEELSGGEKHQESQQSPRFNYYRAEPAAPDISDDELPHVIEIYDFPADFRTEDLMRVFCSYQKKGFDIKWVDDTHALGIFSSPITARDALSTKHLMVKTRPLSQGTRASKAKARAFAEYLQPAKERPETSAVLARRLVIGALGVRSKQTPAQRDAERRKLQEAQERKRLENKQREDAWEGRD encoded by the exons ATGGAGAAACCAG CTTCAGTCCAGGCGGAGCTGCAGAAGCCGTTCTGGCTCCCGGCTGCCCGGTCCCGGCACGGGCAGGCAGCGTGCACGCCATGGGACATTGCCCGGGTCACCTCCGGTACCCACCCCATGAAGCTGGCTGGGATACAGCCGGACGGTAATCGCATCGGAGAGCTTCGGCTCGGTAGGGAGGAGGTCCTGGAGCGGGGAGTGGGCAGAGACCCGCTGCCCATCGGCCAAACTAACCAGGGCGGCCGCACCGGCTGGCCCGAAGCCTTCCTAGTGCGGTGTCCCCACGTCTGCCCGCCCGGTCACAGCGAGCACCACGGCTCCCGCCCGCTGTGTGACACTGAACG GACGGCCCGCCGCGGCACCGTGGCCGCCCGTGGTGCCGGGCAGAGCACGGTGcgccccggcggcggcagcggtACCGACCCGTGTGCCCAGGGCCGCGGGGAGGAGGGCGGCGGTACTGGCCCGTGTGCCCAGGGCCGCGGGGAGGAGGGCGGTGGCACCGGCCCGTGTGCCCAGGGCCGCGGGGAGGAGGGCGGTGGCACCGGCCCGTGTGCCCAGGGCCGCGGGGGGGAGCGGCGGTACCGGCCCGTGTGCCCAGGGGCGCGGGGAGGAGGGCGGCGGCACCGGCCCGTGTGCCCAGGGCCGCGGGGTGGAGCAGCGGTGGCACCGGCCCGTGTGCCCAGGGCCGCGGGGTGGAGCAGCGGTGGCACCGGCCCGTGTGCCCAGGGCCGCGGGGTGGAGCAGcggccggggcgggcgcggggcggggcgggcgcggggccgcgctGCCGGTCCCGCACTACAGGTCCCGGCGCTCCCCAcggcggggcgggctcggcgCGGCGGAagcggcggcgcggcgcggaGCGACGGGGGACCCGGCGCGGCCACGG GCAGGGTGGCACCATGCAGCAGGAGGCGGAGGGCGGCCGGGCGCGCCGCAGGAAGCCCGACATGGCCCTCTACGTGCCCAAAGCGCGGCGGGAGAGAGAGGCACGAGCGGCAGGGGACACCCGGGGGGCCGGGCACTGCCGGGAGCCTGAGAACCACCGGCTGCTGCAGGacccagcctgggccaggggcGAGGGACAGAGGCCAAGCCCCCGAGCCAGaacacaggcaggcagagcGGCAAGGAGGGAGGACAAGGTGGATGCCGGCCCAAAGGAGCTGCGGACAGcctctgccaggcacagccatAGGACAAGAGGGAGCTGCCCTATTGCACTGGAAAGCCTAGAGGCATCACCCAGTGTGTGTGAGCCATGCCCAGATCCAGCTGTTGctcagcactgggacaggcaggacaaAGCGTCTCACAAAGAACCCGGAGAGCTCAGCCACAACCACAGGGTGATAAGGACTGAGCCTGACCCTCCATCCCCACAGaatgcccaggctggggctgtgaagGCTACCCCTGAGTCTGGGGATGATCCCACTAGCCCAACACCCGCTGCTAGCCCAACACTGGTTTGTCAGACAGGCCTGAGTGGCATGTTGGAGCACTTGGGGGACAGCACCCTAGATCCAGCTGAGGACCTCTCCCAAAGCCTGGGAGAGGCTGTCCTGCAGTCAGCAGGGGTGGGCAACCGTGGCAGGGTGCCCCAGTTGGTGGAGGAGACAGTGGGTCTGAAAGcctgggaggaggagagggaggaggagagggaggaggagaggtcTCTCCTGGCAGAGCAGAGTGAGGGTTGTGCCAGTGGGGTGCCAGAGGAAGAGGAGAcgggaggcagagctgaggttcctggggagAGCACCTTGTATGCACCAGGAGCCAGCTGTGAACCTGTGTTCCTGGGGGGCAGCATGGGCGATGTTCCAGGGCTCCCAGGGGGGAGCACTCCACAGCAGGGCACGGgcagcccatcccagctcccGCCTGCCATGGAGGAGAgcactgctggtgctggggaTCCCAGAGGGGAGGGTGACCTGGTGCCTGCTGTAGTGGAAGCAGGCAGCACTTCTGCCTGCACAGATAGCAGTGCTGGATCTGAGAGCAGCCCGTGGGAGGGAGCACCTCTGGAAAGCTGTGAGCCCCCAGTGCTCCTagagcagctgtgccatggCATAGAGGGGATCTCGCCTGCATCCTGGGACAAGGAGCTGGCAAAGCCAGATGAGGATGTGGGCTCACTGCAGAAGCACCAGGAGgctgagaaagaagagagaggtctccacagcagctcccctACGGAAGGACAGACCAGTGCCAGTGCTGAAACCCTGAGCCAGACCAGCCCAGGTGCTgaggagagctgggatgtgctgtTCAACGATGATGGGGACTGCTTGGACCCACGCCTGCTGGAGGAG ctctcagggGGTGAGAAGCACCAGGAGAGCCAGCAGTCACCCCGCTTCAACTACTATCGGGCCGAACCTGCTGCTCCAGACATCAGCGACGATGAGCTGCCGCACGTCATCGAGATCTACGACTTCCCCGCGGATTTCCGCACCGAGGATCTGATGCGTGTCTTCTGCAGCTATCA GAAAAAAGGCTTTGATATTAAATGGGTGGATGATACGCACGCCCTGGGCATCTTCTCCAGCCCCATAACAG CACGCGATGCCCTCAGCACCAAGCACCTGATGGTGAAGACGCGCCCACTGTCCCAAGGCACCCGCGCCTCTAAAGCCAAAGCCAGGGCATTTGCTG AGTACCTGCAGCCAGCCAAGGAGCGCCCTGAAAcatcagctgtcctggccaggCGGCTGGTGATCGGTGCCCTGGGGGTACGGAGCAAGCAGACACCAGCCCAGCGAGATGCAGAGAGGAGGAAGCTGCAAGAGGCTCAAG AGAGGAAGCGCCTGGAGAACAAGCAGCGGGAGGATGCCTGGGAGGGCCGGGACTGA